A window from Roseburia sp. 499 encodes these proteins:
- the metG gene encoding methionine--tRNA ligase: MCTKCNKGKYYMTTAIAYTSGKPHIGNTYEIVLADAIARYKRQEGYDVYFQTGTDEHGQKIQEKAEAAGITPKEYVDNIAGQVKEVWDLMGASYDNFIRTTDKDHETQVAKIFKKLYDQGDIYKGSYEGLYCTPCESFWTESQLVDGKCPDCGRDVQPAKEEAYFFKMSKYADRLIEHINTHPDFIQPVSRKNEMMNNFLLPGLQDLCVSRTSFSWGIPVDFDPKHVVYVWLDALTNYITKIGYDVDGNSSELFNKNWPADLHLIGKDIIRFHTIYWPIFLMALDLPLPKQVFGHPWLLQGDGKMSKSKGNVLYADELVDMFGVDAIRYFLLHEMPFDNDGVISWELVTERRNSDLANTLGNLVNRTVSMSNKYFDGVVTDAGVTDAVDEDLKNVVTGTVEKVAAKMEELRVADAITEIFNLFKRCNKYIDETTPWILAKEEADKPRLATVLYNLVESISIGATLLKSFMPQTAEKILAQLNAKEVPYESLDTFGHYVSGTKVTEEPEILFERMKVEEVMEKVAQLHPQKEDVLKEKQEEIGIDIESKPEIEYDDFMRMQFQVGEVIACEAVEKSKKLLCSQVRIGSQVKQIVSGIRKFYTPEEMVGKKVMVLVNLKPAKLAGVLSEGMLLCAEDENGQLALVVPEKNMPSGAEIC, translated from the coding sequence ATGTGTACAAAATGTAACAAAGGAAAATATTATATGACAACAGCAATTGCTTATACGTCAGGCAAACCGCATATTGGTAATACCTATGAAATCGTATTGGCAGATGCGATTGCAAGATATAAGCGTCAGGAAGGTTATGATGTTTATTTCCAGACAGGAACAGATGAACATGGACAGAAGATTCAGGAAAAGGCAGAGGCAGCAGGAATTACGCCAAAGGAATATGTCGATAATATAGCAGGTCAGGTAAAAGAAGTTTGGGATTTGATGGGAGCGTCTTATGACAATTTCATTCGTACTACAGATAAAGATCATGAAACTCAAGTAGCTAAAATTTTTAAAAAGTTATATGATCAGGGGGACATTTACAAAGGTTCTTATGAAGGCTTGTATTGTACTCCTTGCGAATCCTTCTGGACAGAGTCTCAGTTAGTGGATGGAAAGTGTCCGGACTGTGGAAGAGACGTGCAGCCTGCCAAGGAAGAGGCGTATTTCTTTAAAATGAGTAAATATGCAGATCGTTTGATTGAACATATCAATACACATCCGGATTTCATTCAACCGGTGTCCCGTAAGAATGAGATGATGAATAACTTCTTATTGCCGGGACTTCAGGACTTGTGTGTATCCAGAACATCATTCAGCTGGGGAATTCCGGTAGATTTCGATCCAAAGCATGTGGTTTATGTATGGTTGGATGCGTTGACCAACTATATTACTAAGATAGGATATGATGTAGATGGCAATTCTTCAGAGCTGTTCAATAAGAATTGGCCGGCAGACCTTCACTTAATAGGTAAGGATATTATTCGTTTTCATACGATTTACTGGCCGATTTTCCTGATGGCATTGGATTTACCACTTCCAAAACAGGTATTCGGACATCCGTGGCTGTTACAGGGCGATGGTAAAATGAGTAAATCCAAGGGAAATGTGTTGTATGCAGATGAACTGGTAGATATGTTTGGTGTAGATGCCATCCGTTATTTCCTGCTTCATGAGATGCCATTTGACAATGATGGCGTTATTTCCTGGGAGTTAGTAACAGAGCGAAGAAATTCTGATTTAGCGAATACGCTGGGGAATTTGGTAAACAGAACTGTTTCCATGAGTAACAAGTACTTTGATGGAGTAGTAACGGATGCAGGTGTAACCGATGCAGTTGATGAAGACTTGAAGAACGTGGTAACCGGAACTGTTGAAAAAGTTGCTGCCAAGATGGAAGAACTTCGTGTAGCAGATGCTATTACAGAGATATTTAATCTCTTCAAACGCTGTAATAAATATATTGATGAAACAACACCATGGATTCTGGCAAAAGAAGAAGCAGATAAGCCACGTCTTGCAACTGTTTTGTATAATCTGGTAGAAAGTATTTCTATCGGTGCTACACTGTTAAAGAGCTTTATGCCTCAGACCGCAGAAAAGATTCTGGCTCAGTTAAATGCAAAAGAAGTACCATACGAAAGCTTAGATACCTTTGGTCATTATGTTAGTGGAACAAAGGTTACAGAAGAACCGGAAATTCTTTTTGAACGTATGAAAGTAGAAGAAGTGATGGAAAAGGTGGCACAGTTACATCCGCAGAAAGAAGATGTATTAAAAGAAAAACAGGAAGAAATTGGAATAGATATTGAATCTAAGCCTGAAATAGAGTATGATGATTTCATGAGAATGCAGTTTCAGGTAGGAGAAGTTATTGCTTGTGAAGCGGTTGAAAAGTCAAAGAAGTTGCTTTGCTCTCAGGTGCGGATTGGCAGTCAGGTGAAACAGATTGTATCGGGAATTCGTAAGTTCTATACACCGGAAGAAATGGTAGGAAAGAAAGTAATGGTTCTGGTGAATCTGAAACCGGCAAAGCTAGCGGGAGTTTTATCCGAAGGAATGTTGCTCTGTGCAGAAGACGAAAATGGACAGCTTGCTCTGGTAGTGCCGGAGAAGAATATGCCTTCCGGAGCGGAAATTTGCTAG
- a CDS encoding zinc ribbon domain-containing protein: MDFFSKLGDTISATGKDVSKKARDLTGLAKLNMDLRAKEEYILRQYQEIGKQYYEQHKEDTESAFGEIALIKEAMEEMEAIKGEIAELKGMKRCQSCGTPLNIDDVFCKKCGAKYEEPETEVYEGEVE; the protein is encoded by the coding sequence ATGGACTTTTTTTCTAAATTAGGAGATACCATTTCAGCAACAGGAAAGGATGTTTCCAAAAAAGCAAGGGATTTGACAGGACTTGCAAAGCTGAATATGGATTTAAGAGCCAAAGAAGAATATATACTGAGACAGTACCAGGAAATTGGAAAACAATATTATGAACAGCATAAAGAAGATACAGAGTCAGCATTTGGGGAAATTGCTTTGATAAAAGAAGCGATGGAAGAAATGGAGGCCATCAAAGGTGAAATTGCAGAGCTGAAAGGGATGAAGAGATGTCAGTCCTGTGGGACACCATTGAATATAGACGATGTATTTTGTAAGAAATGCGGCGCAAAATATGAGGAGCCGGAAACAGAGGTATACGAAGGCGAAGTAGAGTAG
- a CDS encoding diguanylate cyclase, with protein sequence MDFSNYPSEVRKITDKILTQGVTEPQVCLELCQRLIQKGKKENDINLLGFGYYHLSNVYFTLNDDKNFIECLQLGIEYQKEASQWSILVKSYNFMGVSAANQGNVTVALDQYLLGLRVAKRHNCEYETAIIYNNLGQLYVYLEEFERAIHYLLESEQLLQKFQTNSHARENLIMLYTILGHCYLELGKISEAEEAEQKMIKRMQGEQLESVDMLLIRSFQAQLRHAQGRNEECEQYVAMIMKSMGDVQTFLEAWEDILCFGEFLFRLKKYTELEQFFQKMEEMVEQTQITNLKIKFLCLKIRYFKEQRNRKEYLESCAKLYEYREVQDKENLAMLRRSAELRFSLEEAIGKEKLLRKETSRLQEKAERDALTKLPNRYRLKVFAEELFEKAYQAQNTFGIEILDVDYFKQYNDGYGHQKGDECLKVIGEALRQMMENDNDVFCTRYGGDEFVIIYYGKSDEEILHQAVLLRKRILEKQILHDYSPERKVVTISQGIHNTVPREQKGVWEYLHSADKALYQAKKYRKNSVCMRYEKENDLIDTVVLASRRKNDI encoded by the coding sequence ATGGATTTTTCCAATTATCCAAGCGAAGTTAGAAAGATAACGGATAAAATATTGACACAGGGAGTAACAGAACCACAGGTTTGTCTGGAACTATGTCAAAGATTAATACAAAAAGGCAAGAAGGAAAATGATATTAATCTCTTAGGGTTTGGATATTACCATCTATCCAATGTTTATTTTACTCTGAATGATGATAAAAATTTTATAGAATGTTTGCAGTTAGGAATTGAATATCAGAAGGAAGCATCACAGTGGTCAATTTTGGTAAAGTCTTATAATTTTATGGGGGTTAGCGCTGCGAATCAAGGGAATGTAACAGTTGCTTTGGATCAGTATCTCTTAGGATTAAGGGTTGCGAAAAGGCATAATTGTGAATATGAGACAGCGATAATTTATAATAATCTGGGACAACTTTATGTATACTTGGAAGAATTTGAACGTGCGATACATTACCTTTTGGAATCGGAACAGTTGCTTCAGAAATTTCAGACAAATTCACACGCTAGGGAAAACCTTATTATGTTGTATACAATATTAGGGCATTGTTATCTGGAATTGGGAAAGATTTCGGAAGCAGAAGAAGCAGAGCAAAAGATGATAAAGCGTATGCAGGGAGAACAGCTGGAAAGTGTAGATATGCTGTTGATTCGTAGTTTTCAAGCCCAACTTCGCCATGCGCAGGGAAGAAACGAGGAATGCGAGCAGTATGTTGCAATGATTATGAAAAGTATGGGAGATGTTCAGACGTTTTTAGAGGCGTGGGAGGATATTCTTTGCTTTGGAGAATTCTTGTTCAGGCTGAAAAAGTATACGGAATTGGAACAGTTTTTTCAGAAAATGGAAGAGATGGTGGAACAGACCCAGATTACAAATTTAAAGATAAAGTTTTTATGTTTAAAAATCCGTTATTTTAAGGAGCAGAGAAACAGAAAGGAATATTTGGAGTCATGTGCAAAGCTTTATGAGTATAGAGAAGTACAGGATAAAGAAAACCTTGCTATGCTTCGTCGTTCAGCAGAGTTGCGATTTAGTCTGGAAGAGGCTATAGGAAAGGAAAAATTGCTTCGTAAGGAGACGAGCAGACTGCAGGAGAAGGCAGAGCGAGATGCTCTTACCAAGCTTCCGAATCGGTATCGCTTAAAAGTGTTTGCAGAAGAACTTTTTGAAAAGGCTTATCAGGCTCAGAATACTTTTGGAATAGAAATTCTGGACGTGGATTATTTTAAACAGTATAATGATGGATATGGACATCAAAAGGGGGATGAATGTCTAAAGGTTATTGGAGAAGCCTTGCGTCAGATGATGGAGAATGATAATGATGTTTTCTGTACACGATATGGTGGAGATGAGTTTGTAATTATTTATTATGGAAAATCGGATGAAGAAATTTTGCATCAGGCAGTGCTTTTGAGAAAACGCATTTTAGAGAAGCAAATTTTACATGATTACTCTCCGGAGAGAAAGGTTGTTACTATATCTCAGGGAATTCACAATACCGTGCCAAGAGAGCAAAAGGGGGTGTGGGAGTATCTTCATTCTGCAGACAAAGCGCTATATCAGGCAAAAAAATATAGAAAGAACAGCGTCTGTATGAGGTATGAGAAGGAAAATGACTTAATAGATACGGTTGTTCTGGCAAGTAGGAGAAAAAATGATATTTGA
- a CDS encoding methyl-accepting chemotaxis protein, which translates to MRSIKTKITLSVLLCAAISVLVCGVLSIQNAYRTSYEDSKKIMALNGREQSEKINGMLQRVSQSVDTVYSIAVANLTDVDEFKSSEEYVEAYTEQMENVLIEAATNTEGALTAYIRYNPEFTEPTSGLFLTRDSDDAAFESVTPTDFSMYDESDLEHVGWYYIPVQNKQATWMEPYLNSNINVYMISYVVPIYVDGESIGIIGMDIDFSEFEDTLEDASSEGMGYSFLTNTEGKVMYHKGIETGTRLSETDSSLSVVEKAVADSNQAEQFIEYTYKGAKKNMYYTNLNNGMVLVMTVPISELQEEAVHVAKLILCGAILALVISGVIGLILSRGLTKPITQINGIVESTAKFNFIHNPANDILYKKKDETATMAKSMHEMRKNLRKMVEDVRVADEDMTNTIEQMTKTTDQVSEMGESNVAVTQELAAAMEETAATMETVNNTIMDIRQRAGVIQNRSEEGKKSSTEVKERASQLKGATQTASEKTTQMYENVRRRSNQAIEQAKAVERINELTKAILDISSQTNLLALNASIEAARAGEAGKGFAVVAGEIGSLAEQTSNTVTDINEIIEEVNTAVENMALCLKESSDFLEQNVLTDYGNFNTVAEQYTEDATSFEGNMSEIGGQIDALQKAIMEIAEAVDNVSKTVSESATGITDIAQRTQEMFQVVQVNNDLVDSSEENIARLQNIVNMFQL; encoded by the coding sequence ATGAGGTCAATAAAAACCAAAATTACGTTATCGGTGCTTTTATGTGCTGCAATTTCTGTTCTTGTCTGTGGGGTACTAAGTATACAGAATGCATATAGGACATCCTATGAAGATTCTAAGAAAATAATGGCTCTTAACGGTCGTGAGCAGAGCGAAAAAATCAATGGAATGCTACAGCGTGTTTCACAATCGGTTGATACGGTGTACAGTATTGCAGTAGCAAATCTAACAGATGTGGATGAATTTAAGTCGAGTGAGGAATATGTGGAAGCCTATACAGAGCAGATGGAGAATGTTCTGATAGAAGCTGCTACGAATACAGAAGGGGCCCTGACAGCTTATATTCGTTATAATCCTGAATTTACAGAGCCTACCAGTGGCTTGTTTCTTACCAGAGATTCTGATGATGCAGCATTTGAAAGTGTTACACCTACAGATTTTTCCATGTATGATGAAAGTGATTTGGAACATGTGGGATGGTATTATATTCCAGTGCAAAATAAGCAGGCAACCTGGATGGAGCCATACCTAAATTCTAATATCAATGTTTATATGATTTCTTATGTGGTTCCGATTTATGTAGATGGGGAATCCATTGGTATTATAGGAATGGATATTGACTTTTCAGAGTTTGAGGATACGTTAGAGGATGCATCATCTGAAGGTATGGGATACAGTTTCTTGACAAATACAGAGGGAAAGGTCATGTATCACAAAGGGATAGAGACCGGAACAAGGCTTTCTGAAACAGATAGCAGTTTATCCGTAGTAGAGAAGGCAGTAGCAGATTCGAATCAGGCGGAGCAGTTTATAGAATATACCTATAAGGGCGCCAAGAAGAATATGTATTATACCAATTTAAATAATGGTATGGTTCTTGTGATGACGGTTCCGATATCAGAACTTCAGGAAGAGGCAGTGCATGTGGCGAAGTTAATTCTTTGCGGAGCAATTTTGGCATTAGTTATTTCAGGAGTGATTGGACTTATTCTTAGTAGAGGTCTTACGAAACCAATCACTCAGATTAATGGTATTGTAGAGTCTACGGCAAAGTTTAACTTTATTCATAATCCGGCAAACGATATTCTTTATAAGAAAAAAGATGAAACGGCTACTATGGCGAAATCCATGCATGAGATGCGTAAGAATCTTCGTAAGATGGTAGAAGATGTGCGAGTAGCAGACGAAGATATGACCAATACCATAGAGCAAATGACAAAGACAACGGACCAGGTTAGTGAAATGGGTGAGAGCAATGTTGCAGTTACACAGGAGCTTGCAGCAGCTATGGAAGAGACAGCAGCTACCATGGAAACCGTAAATAATACCATTATGGATATTCGTCAGCGTGCAGGAGTAATTCAGAATCGTTCCGAAGAAGGAAAGAAATCTTCTACAGAGGTAAAAGAGCGTGCTAGTCAGTTAAAGGGAGCTACTCAGACAGCAAGTGAAAAGACAACACAGATGTACGAGAATGTACGTCGTAGGTCAAATCAAGCAATTGAACAGGCAAAGGCTGTGGAAAGAATTAATGAACTGACAAAAGCTATTCTGGATATTTCCAGTCAGACCAATTTATTGGCGTTGAATGCATCCATAGAAGCGGCAAGAGCAGGAGAAGCCGGAAAAGGATTTGCAGTAGTTGCAGGAGAAATTGGTTCTCTTGCAGAGCAAACCTCCAATACGGTAACAGATATCAATGAGATTATTGAAGAGGTTAATACAGCAGTGGAAAATATGGCGCTTTGCCTGAAGGAAAGCTCGGATTTCTTGGAGCAAAATGTATTAACCGATTATGGTAATTTCAATACTGTCGCAGAACAATATACAGAAGATGCCACGAGCTTTGAAGGCAATATGAGTGAAATCGGAGGTCAGATTGATGCCCTGCAGAAGGCAATTATGGAAATTGCCGAGGCAGTGGACAATGTAAGTAAGACCGTAAGTGAGTCGGCTACCGGAATTACAGATATTGCCCAGAGAACTCAGGAAATGTTCCAAGTGGTACAGGTAAATAATGATTTGGTAGATAGCAGCGAAGAGAATATTGCAAGACTACAGAATATCGTAAATATGTTTCAGTTATAA
- the rsmA gene encoding 16S rRNA (adenine(1518)-N(6)/adenine(1519)-N(6))-dimethyltransferase RsmA, producing the protein MATLGNPQNTIAVLQKYNFNFQKKFGQNFLIDTRVLERIIAAAGVTKEDFVLEIGPGIGTMTQYLCENARAVAAVEIDKNLIPILEDTLSDYDNVEVINDDILKVDINRLAEERNGGKPIKVVANLPYYITTPIIMGLFESHVPIDSITIMVQKEVADRMQVGPGTKDYGALSLAVQYYAKPEIVANVPPNCFMPRPNVGSAVIRLTRHTEVPVQVEDEKLMFRIIRASFNQRRKTLANGLNNAPDIPLSKEKIGEAIAQLGVNPSIRGEALTLEQFAKLSNIIENMLK; encoded by the coding sequence ATGGCAACATTAGGAAATCCACAGAATACCATAGCGGTATTACAAAAATATAATTTTAATTTTCAGAAAAAGTTTGGGCAAAATTTTTTGATTGATACAAGAGTGTTGGAACGTATTATTGCAGCAGCCGGTGTGACGAAAGAGGACTTTGTATTGGAAATTGGACCGGGAATCGGAACAATGACACAGTATCTTTGCGAAAATGCAAGAGCGGTAGCGGCAGTAGAGATAGATAAGAATTTGATTCCAATATTAGAAGATACTTTAAGTGATTATGATAATGTAGAAGTAATCAATGACGATATTTTAAAAGTAGATATTAACCGGTTGGCAGAAGAGCGAAATGGAGGAAAGCCCATTAAAGTAGTGGCTAATCTTCCGTATTATATTACGACGCCTATTATTATGGGATTGTTTGAAAGTCATGTTCCTATTGATAGTATTACGATTATGGTACAGAAGGAAGTAGCAGACCGAATGCAGGTGGGACCTGGAACAAAGGATTATGGCGCACTTTCTCTGGCAGTGCAGTATTATGCCAAACCGGAAATTGTAGCTAACGTGCCACCTAATTGTTTTATGCCAAGACCGAATGTAGGGAGTGCTGTAATACGTCTTACACGTCATACAGAGGTTCCGGTACAGGTGGAGGATGAAAAGTTAATGTTTCGTATTATTCGTGCATCTTTTAATCAGCGTCGAAAAACACTGGCAAATGGTCTGAATAATGCTCCGGATATTCCGTTATCCAAAGAGAAGATAGGAGAGGCGATAGCACAACTAGGTGTGAATCCAAGTATTCGTGGAGAGGCATTGACATTGGAACAGTTTGCAAAACTTAGTAACATCATTGAAAATATGTTGAAATAG
- a CDS encoding calcium/sodium antiporter, with the protein MDYILLVVGFVLLIKGADFFVDGSASVAKKLRVPTMIIGMTIVAMGTSAPECAVSIAASVKGSNTMAISNVIGSNIFNLMIVCGACALFAPLAVKVSTLKQEFPLSILAAILLVGMGYLGMSLNRVEGVILLVVFAAFLLWMVLAAMKARNNTEVEEIETLPGWKCLIYIIGGIIAIVIGGDLVVDSASNIAKAFGLSQTLIGLTVVAFGTSLPELVTSLVAAKKGETDMALGNVIGSNIFNILLVLGIAGAVSPMVFLNENLIDAIILIVVSILVWIFAWSKKKLNRIHGIIMILIYAAYVVYICMR; encoded by the coding sequence ATGGATTACATTTTATTAGTAGTAGGATTTGTATTGTTGATTAAGGGTGCGGATTTTTTTGTAGACGGAAGTGCCAGTGTTGCAAAAAAATTGCGTGTGCCTACGATGATTATCGGAATGACAATCGTGGCTATGGGAACCAGTGCACCGGAATGTGCCGTCAGCATTGCTGCATCTGTAAAGGGAAGCAATACCATGGCAATCAGTAATGTAATAGGTTCTAATATTTTTAATTTGATGATTGTATGTGGAGCATGTGCATTATTTGCTCCTTTGGCAGTAAAAGTGTCTACGTTGAAACAGGAATTTCCACTATCTATTTTAGCAGCAATTCTTTTGGTTGGTATGGGATATTTGGGAATGAGTCTGAATCGGGTAGAAGGTGTCATCTTACTGGTTGTTTTTGCAGCGTTTCTGTTATGGATGGTGCTTGCTGCAATGAAGGCAAGAAACAATACAGAAGTAGAAGAGATTGAAACCCTTCCGGGATGGAAGTGCTTGATTTATATCATTGGAGGAATTATTGCCATCGTAATTGGTGGTGATTTAGTTGTAGATTCTGCTTCTAACATTGCAAAAGCATTTGGATTGAGTCAGACATTAATTGGTCTTACCGTTGTAGCATTCGGAACCTCTCTGCCGGAATTGGTAACTTCTCTTGTGGCTGCCAAAAAGGGTGAGACGGATATGGCGCTTGGAAATGTAATAGGTTCTAATATTTTCAATATTTTGTTGGTACTTGGAATTGCAGGAGCAGTTAGTCCGATGGTATTCTTGAATGAAAATTTGATAGATGCTATAATTCTAATAGTAGTAAGTATTCTGGTATGGATTTTTGCATGGAGTAAGAAAAAGCTAAATCGGATACACGGTATTATAATGATTTTGATATATGCGGCATATGTAGTATATATATGCATGCGTTAA
- a CDS encoding manganese efflux pump MntP has protein sequence MGIVELLLIGVGLSMDAFAVSICKGLNMKKVNKFHCVIIALFFGGFQALMPLIGWVLGKQFETYITSVDHWIAFILLALIGGNMVKESREKEEEEVCQCESKLNIKELFLLAIATSIDALAVGITFAFLKVNIIPAIAIIGVTTFAISAVGVFVGNIFGSKYKSKAELAGGIILILIGLKILLEHLGILNF, from the coding sequence ATGGGAATTGTTGAACTGCTTCTGATAGGCGTTGGCTTATCCATGGATGCATTTGCGGTATCTATCTGTAAAGGACTGAATATGAAAAAGGTAAATAAGTTCCATTGCGTTATTATTGCTCTGTTTTTTGGAGGATTTCAGGCATTGATGCCTCTGATTGGATGGGTACTGGGAAAACAGTTTGAAACGTATATCACCTCAGTAGACCATTGGATTGCGTTTATTCTTCTGGCACTGATTGGTGGAAATATGGTGAAGGAGTCCAGAGAAAAAGAAGAAGAGGAGGTCTGTCAATGCGAGAGTAAGCTCAACATAAAAGAACTTTTTCTTCTTGCGATTGCAACCAGTATTGATGCTTTGGCAGTGGGAATTACCTTTGCATTTTTAAAGGTTAATATTATTCCGGCCATTGCAATAATAGGAGTTACTACGTTTGCTATTTCTGCTGTTGGAGTATTTGTTGGAAATATTTTTGGAAGCAAGTACAAGAGTAAGGCAGAACTTGCCGGAGGAATCATATTGATATTGATTGGGCTTAAGATTTTGCTGGAACATTTAGGCATATTGAACTTTTAA
- a CDS encoding TatD family hydrolase: MIFESHAHYDDKQFDSDREQLLSSMKENGIETIINVGSDFRGSKDTVELAKKYDFIYGAIGIHPSDISDLNQETCQWLEENAALEKVVAIGEIGLDYYWDKEEEVQKAQRYWFEWQMKLAEKANLPVIIHSRDAAEDTLKLMKEIHAEQIPGVIHCFSYSREMAEEYVKMGYYIGIGGVVTFKNAKKLKEVAANVPLERILLETDCPYLAPEPHRGSRNSSLNLPYVAAEIARIREITPEEVIEVTKRNAERLFFGSVK; this comes from the coding sequence ATGATATTTGAAAGTCATGCACATTATGATGACAAGCAGTTTGATAGTGACAGAGAGCAGCTGTTGTCATCCATGAAGGAAAATGGAATTGAAACAATTATAAATGTAGGTTCTGATTTTCGTGGTTCGAAGGATACGGTAGAACTTGCGAAAAAGTATGATTTTATTTATGGAGCTATCGGGATTCATCCAAGCGACATTAGTGATTTGAATCAGGAGACATGCCAGTGGCTGGAGGAAAATGCAGCACTGGAAAAGGTGGTAGCAATCGGAGAAATTGGACTGGATTATTACTGGGATAAAGAGGAAGAAGTTCAAAAGGCACAGCGGTATTGGTTCGAGTGGCAGATGAAGCTGGCGGAGAAAGCGAACCTTCCGGTGATTATTCATTCCAGAGATGCGGCAGAAGATACATTAAAGTTAATGAAAGAGATTCATGCAGAACAGATTCCGGGTGTGATACACTGTTTTTCTTATTCCAGAGAAATGGCGGAAGAATATGTGAAAATGGGGTACTATATTGGAATTGGTGGAGTAGTAACCTTTAAAAATGCAAAGAAATTGAAAGAGGTAGCTGCAAACGTACCATTGGAACGAATACTGTTAGAAACTGATTGCCCATATCTTGCACCGGAACCGCATCGTGGAAGTCGTAATTCTTCTTTGAATTTACCTTATGTAGCAGCAGAAATTGCACGAATTCGGGAGATTACACCGGAGGAAGTGATAGAAGTTACGAAAAGGAATGCGGAGCGTCTCTTTTTTGGAAGTGTAAAATAG
- a CDS encoding transposase → MAIKYHQISLSETFSDCQNQFMDDSPSFFNILAEYFDLDDFIPPEFTSAFYLTIGRNRLYSLHGFLTAYILQKIFSIPTDSLLLLFLNLCKELRDFCGFSKVPDASLMSRFKNEFEPYIELMFQRMVDYTEPICQLIDSSLAQMLTFDTSGIELYVTENNPKTLNALIKKLKAFYKDKPDVDPYKMAYGLMPSQAVSCPDAKHMYINGHFCYADKFAILTNGLGIVRHIAFINDDDFKSAHPELPVEKKTASPDEDKSLGDAAALVPVLSDFFSLHPDFHPNTFLGDAAFDSAELYGKLFNDFHFSKALIPYNPRNESPLKKVGYNAYGYPTCPNDSSLSMKYCGVTKEKGRSNRIKWICPKMSYSHGWHCNCETPCSTAAKGRTTYTYENMDLRMFPGIQRDSDEWNDTYKIRAIVERVINHFKINMCIAGRKTRNHSTTKADVFLAGIASQLTVIVAYAMNCPQYIRSLKPLVA, encoded by the coding sequence ATGGCTATTAAGTATCATCAAATTTCTTTAAGTGAAACTTTTTCAGACTGTCAAAACCAGTTCATGGATGACTCTCCATCATTCTTTAATATTCTCGCAGAATACTTTGATCTTGATGACTTCATCCCTCCAGAATTCACATCCGCTTTTTATCTTACCATCGGCAGGAATCGTCTTTATTCTCTTCATGGTTTTCTTACCGCCTATATCCTCCAGAAAATATTTTCTATTCCTACCGATTCCCTGCTTCTTTTATTCTTAAATCTCTGCAAGGAATTACGTGATTTCTGCGGTTTTTCTAAAGTTCCTGACGCTTCCTTAATGTCCAGGTTCAAAAACGAATTCGAGCCTTACATTGAACTCATGTTTCAACGAATGGTTGATTACACAGAGCCCATCTGCCAACTAATTGACTCATCTCTCGCACAGATGCTTACCTTTGATACCTCCGGAATTGAACTTTATGTTACTGAAAACAATCCAAAAACTTTAAATGCTTTAATCAAAAAACTCAAAGCTTTTTACAAAGATAAACCTGATGTCGACCCTTACAAGATGGCTTATGGCCTCATGCCTTCACAGGCTGTTTCCTGTCCTGACGCAAAGCATATGTACATCAATGGTCATTTTTGCTATGCAGACAAATTTGCTATTCTTACCAATGGTTTAGGTATCGTAAGACATATCGCTTTTATCAATGATGACGATTTCAAATCTGCGCATCCAGAACTTCCTGTTGAAAAGAAAACTGCTTCTCCCGATGAAGATAAATCCTTAGGTGACGCTGCAGCACTTGTTCCAGTTCTTAGTGATTTCTTTTCCCTTCATCCAGACTTTCATCCAAATACTTTTCTTGGAGATGCTGCTTTCGACTCTGCTGAATTGTATGGAAAGTTATTCAATGATTTCCATTTTTCCAAAGCTCTAATCCCCTATAATCCAAGAAATGAAAGCCCTCTTAAAAAGGTTGGTTATAATGCTTATGGCTATCCTACTTGCCCTAATGACTCCTCTCTTTCCATGAAATACTGTGGAGTAACAAAGGAAAAAGGTCGTTCAAATCGTATCAAATGGATCTGCCCTAAGATGTCTTATAGCCATGGTTGGCATTGCAACTGTGAAACCCCTTGCAGCACAGCTGCTAAAGGGCGAACAACATATACTTATGAGAACATGGATTTACGTATGTTTCCTGGCATCCAACGTGATTCTGACGAGTGGAATGACACTTATAAAATAAGAGCCATTGTCGAGCGTGTAATCAATCATTTTAAAATCAACATGTGTATTGCTGGAAGGAAAACAAGAAATCACTCCACCACCAAAGCTGATGTCTTTCTTGCCGGTATTGCAAGCCAGTTGACGGTAATCGTTGCATATGCGATGAATTGTCCACAATACATTCGAAGTCTAAAACCTTTAGTTGCCTGA